In Chitinibacter sp. FCG-7, the genomic stretch TGGCTCGGGGCTGACACGCTCTGCTTTATTCCTCGGTGCACGCGCATGGTAAACTGCCGTCTTTGCCCATAATCCGAGGTGTGCCCGATGTCAGAATCCAACCATTTACGAAAAATCGTAATTGCTACTCGGGAAAGCCCTCTGGCGCTCTGGCAAGCGCATTTTGTCAAAAACTGGTTGGAATCGACTTATCCCGAATTGCAGGTTGAGCTGCTGGGCATGACCACGCAGGGCGACCGTATTCTGGACGTGACGCTCAATAAAATCGGTGGCAAAGGGCTGTTTGTCAAAGAGCTCGAGCAGGCCTTGCAGGATGGCCGCGCTGATCTGGCCGTGCATTCAATGAAAGACGTGCCAATGGTGCTGCCCGAAGGCTTTAGCATCGCCGCCATTGGCGAACGCGAGGACCCGCGCGACGCTTTTGTTTCCGGCAAATATGCCAATCTCGATGAATTGCCGGAGGGTGCGATTGTCGGCACCGCCAGCTTGCGCCGCGAAAGCCAGCTGCGCATGCGCTACCCGCACCTGACCATCAAACCACTGCGCGGCAATGTGAACACCCGCTTGCGCAAGCTCGACGACGGCGAATTTGATGCAATTATCCTCGCCGCAGCCGGGCTCAAACGACTGGGGCTGGGCGAGCGGATTCGCGGTGAACTTTCGGCCGAGGTGAGCCTGCCTGCTCCCGGGCAAGGCGCGCTGGGGCTGGAAATTCGTAGCGATCGTAGCGATCTGGCCACGCTGCTGACCCCTTTCAATCACCCCGCCACCGCCGCCGCCGTCACCGCCGAGCGCTCGCTTTCGCGCCGCCTCAATGGTTCGTGCCAGATTCCGCTGGCCGCCTACGCGACCAGCGACGACGGCTTTTTGCGCTTGCGCGGCCTGATTGCGCTGCCTGATGGCTCGCAAGTGGTGACCGCCGAATCGAATGGCTCGTTTGCCGCCGCCGATGGACTGGGCCGCACGGTGGCCGATTTGCTGTGTACCGAAGGCGCACGCGAGATTCTGCAACAGCTATCGCATGACTAATTTCGCACTGCCGCCGCTGGCATCGCGCCGTTTGTGGGTGACGCGCCCAGCTGCGCAAGCCGCGGCCTTGAGCGCTGCGCTCGCTGAACAAGGCGCAGACGTGCTGCAATTTCCGCTACTGGAAATCGCCCCGCCGCAGGACCCCGCACCACTGCGAGATGCGCTAGCGCGCCTGGCCGATTACGATCTGGCCATTTTCATCAGCCCCTCGGCGATTGAAGCGGTATTTGCCCAATTGACCACCGGCTGGCCAGCGCTGCCGGTGGCCGTGGTCGGCCCCGGTAGCGCCCAACGCGCCGCCGAGCTGGGTATCAGCCAGATTATCTGCCCAAGCACGCAATTTGATAGCGAGGGCTTGCTGGAACAGCTACGCAGGCCGCAGATGCAGCCGCTGGCTGGCCAGCGCATCGTGATTTTCCGGGGTCAGGGCGGACGCGATATTTTGCCCGCCGCGCTGCAGGCCGCCGGAGCCAGCATCGAGCTGATCAGCTGCTATCAGCGGCTGGGCCCGCGCTGGAGTGCAAGCGAATTATTGACACAGCTTGATCGCGGCTGTGATGGTTTAATCGTCTCCAGCTCGGAAGCTGCACAACACTTGTTCGCCTTAGGTGGAGAGCAAACGCGGCACAGGCTACAATCAGTACCATATTTCGCGCCGCATCCACGCATTATCAGCGCGCTGCAAGCGCTTGGTGCCGTGCAGACGCAGCTGACCGAAGCGGGCGACGCAGGCATCACCCGTTCGATTTGCCGCTACTTTGCGCCAAACTCAAACTGACTGCTGCAGATCAGCACGATGGATCTGCCAGATGAAAAGCAAAAGTTGCGTGCACCATTGCCGCGCCATGCACGACAACCTTTGAAGTACTGACAGGATTTTCGCTTCGTTTTTCACCGGCCAGGTAAAAAAGCTCATGACCCAAGAAAACAACTCTGATTCACTCTCCGCTGCACTGCAAGTACCCCAGCGCCGTACCATGCCACAGCCCGCTCTGATATTGGCTTTGGCGGCTATACTCTCTAGTGGTGGCGTCTGGCTATACCAGCAAAATGCCATGGAGCAGCTCAAGGCCGATCTGGCCAGCCAGCTGGGCAGCAACCAGAAACTGCAAAACGAGTTGCGCAGCAATCAGGCCCAGATGGCGCAAATCCAGCAGCAATTGCAGGTACAGGTAGAAACTCAGGCGGGCAAGCTGGCCGAATCGGAAAGCCGCCAAGAAGCGCTCACCGGCATGTACGATATGCTGACGCGCACCGAGTCGGTGCATACGCTGGCCGAGCTGGAACAGATGCTCACCTTTGCCAGCCAGCAATTGCAATTGTCGGGCGATGTGAATCTGGCGCTCACCGGGCTGACCAGCATCGACCAGCAGCTCTCGCGCCTCAATCGCCCCGAGCTAATCAGCGTGCGTCAGGCCGTGACCCGCGATATGGACGCGCTGAAAGCCACACCGTATCTGGACGTGGTTGGCGTCACCGCCAAGCTCGACAGCCTGATCAGCAAGGTCGACAAGCTGCCGCTGCTGATCGACGAAGGCCACGACACGCCGAAAAAACACACGCCCAATACCGAGGCGCACAATACGGCGCAGCAGCTGATCGCCGAGCTGTGGCATGAATTCAAACAATTGATCCAGATTCGCCGCATGGATAAACCCGAAGCGGCTTTGCTCACGCCCGATCAGGCTTTTTTCCTACGCGAAAACATCAAGCTGCGCCTGCTGAGCGCACGCTCGTCGGTACTGCAGCGCAACGAGTCGGCTTTCCGCACCGACATTAGCGCCATCCAGCGCTATCTGAACGATTATTTCGACGTACACATGCCCGCCACCCAGGGCGCTTTGCAGGTACTCAAACAGCTGGAAGAGCAGCAATTGAGCGTGGCCGTGCCTGATCTGTCGGCCAGCCTGACCGCCGTGCGCAGCGCCCGCACAACGGCGGAAAGGGTGAAACCATGAAAGCACTGCTCTGGATTATCGGCCTGTTTTCGGTCGCCGTCGGCATGACGCTGTTTGCCCAGCTCAATACCGGCTACGCCCTGATTTTCCTGCCGCCGTGGCGCATGGAAATCTCGCTGAATGTGTTTATTGTCTTGCTGATTGCCAGCGTGATTGCGCTGTATTTGCTGCTGCAAATGCTGGTTGAAATTGCTGGCCTGCCGCAGCGCGTGCGCCGCTATCAGGCCAATCAGGCACGGGAAGCCTCGGTCAAGCTGGAGCGCGACGCGCGCATTGCCTTTTTTGAAGGGCGCTTTCAGCGTGCAGCCCGGCTGGCCAGCGAAGCCATGCAAGCCAGCGCGCGAATTGGCGAGGATGATACCTTTGCCGTCAATGGCCTGCTCGCCGCCCGCGCCGCCCACGCCATGCGCGATTTTGCCCAGCGCGATACTTTGCTGCAGCAGCTCAAAGATCGTCTGGGCGATGGCCATCTGGCTACGCTGATGACCTGCGGCGAACTGCTGCTCGACGAGCGCCGCTTTGTCGAAGCGGGGCAGAATATCAGCGCTGCGCGCGAACTGGCGCCCAAGCTGACGCACGCAATGAAGCTGGAATTGCGCCTGCGCCAGCGCGAGCAAAACCCGGAAGCGGTCCTCAAACTGGTCGAGCAGCTGGGCAAAACCGACGCACTGGATGCCGAACAGGCAGGCCATATCCGCGTGGCAGCGCAGTTGCAATTGCTGCGGCAGCACCCGATGACGCCGCTGGAATTGAAAGACTGGTGGAAAAAACTGCCGAGCAGCGAACAGCATCATCCACAGCTGGCGCTGGCCGCAGCGCAACGCTATATCGCTCAGGATGCGCCATTGCAGGCCAAGGAAACGCTGGAAAAAGCACTGGAAGCCAACTGGCATCCCGAGTTATTGATGCCGTATAGCCAGCTGGCGCTGGATTTGCCGCAGCAAATGGCGCAATTGCAGCAAGCGGAAAACTGGCTTAAATCGCATCCGCGCGACGAGCTGCTGCTGCTAACGCTGGGTCGGCTGTGCCGCAAACGCGAGCTCTGGGGCAAGGCGCAAAGCTATTTTGAAGCCAGCATTGCCGTGAACCCCAGCGCGATTGCACACGCCGAGCTAGCCGAATTGCTCACGCAGCTGGAGCGCGCCGACGAAGCCGCGCAGCACTATCGTGCCAGCCTGGCGCTGGCGCTGAAGTAGATCGATTGACGCAAAAAAGGCTGCCGAGGCAGCCTTTTTTATTGCTGGTTTATTTCTGTTCGGTTTTGCTATCCACCTTGATCCATTCAAACGGCTTTTGCCCTGCCAACCGTTCAGCCAACGGTTTTTGTTGCTGCTTCTTGGCCTCTGCAGGGGTTGTCTTTGTTGGATTTTGTTCCTTCACTTCAGCCATTGGTATT encodes the following:
- the hemC gene encoding hydroxymethylbilane synthase, with the protein product MSESNHLRKIVIATRESPLALWQAHFVKNWLESTYPELQVELLGMTTQGDRILDVTLNKIGGKGLFVKELEQALQDGRADLAVHSMKDVPMVLPEGFSIAAIGEREDPRDAFVSGKYANLDELPEGAIVGTASLRRESQLRMRYPHLTIKPLRGNVNTRLRKLDDGEFDAIILAAAGLKRLGLGERIRGELSAEVSLPAPGQGALGLEIRSDRSDLATLLTPFNHPATAAAVTAERSLSRRLNGSCQIPLAAYATSDDGFLRLRGLIALPDGSQVVTAESNGSFAAADGLGRTVADLLCTEGAREILQQLSHD
- a CDS encoding uroporphyrinogen-III synthase, with product MTNFALPPLASRRLWVTRPAAQAAALSAALAEQGADVLQFPLLEIAPPQDPAPLRDALARLADYDLAIFISPSAIEAVFAQLTTGWPALPVAVVGPGSAQRAAELGISQIICPSTQFDSEGLLEQLRRPQMQPLAGQRIVIFRGQGGRDILPAALQAAGASIELISCYQRLGPRWSASELLTQLDRGCDGLIVSSSEAAQHLFALGGEQTRHRLQSVPYFAPHPRIISALQALGAVQTQLTEAGDAGITRSICRYFAPNSN
- a CDS encoding uroporphyrinogen-III C-methyltransferase, translated to MTQENNSDSLSAALQVPQRRTMPQPALILALAAILSSGGVWLYQQNAMEQLKADLASQLGSNQKLQNELRSNQAQMAQIQQQLQVQVETQAGKLAESESRQEALTGMYDMLTRTESVHTLAELEQMLTFASQQLQLSGDVNLALTGLTSIDQQLSRLNRPELISVRQAVTRDMDALKATPYLDVVGVTAKLDSLISKVDKLPLLIDEGHDTPKKHTPNTEAHNTAQQLIAELWHEFKQLIQIRRMDKPEAALLTPDQAFFLRENIKLRLLSARSSVLQRNESAFRTDISAIQRYLNDYFDVHMPATQGALQVLKQLEEQQLSVAVPDLSASLTAVRSARTTAERVKP
- a CDS encoding heme biosynthesis HemY N-terminal domain-containing protein → MKALLWIIGLFSVAVGMTLFAQLNTGYALIFLPPWRMEISLNVFIVLLIASVIALYLLLQMLVEIAGLPQRVRRYQANQAREASVKLERDARIAFFEGRFQRAARLASEAMQASARIGEDDTFAVNGLLAARAAHAMRDFAQRDTLLQQLKDRLGDGHLATLMTCGELLLDERRFVEAGQNISAARELAPKLTHAMKLELRLRQREQNPEAVLKLVEQLGKTDALDAEQAGHIRVAAQLQLLRQHPMTPLELKDWWKKLPSSEQHHPQLALAAAQRYIAQDAPLQAKETLEKALEANWHPELLMPYSQLALDLPQQMAQLQQAENWLKSHPRDELLLLTLGRLCRKRELWGKAQSYFEASIAVNPSAIAHAELAELLTQLERADEAAQHYRASLALALK